Proteins from a single region of Pangasianodon hypophthalmus isolate fPanHyp1 chromosome 7, fPanHyp1.pri, whole genome shotgun sequence:
- the actr6 gene encoding actin-related protein 6 — protein MRTLVLDNGAYTAKIGYSHEKVSVIPNCQFRSKSLRLKTFTANQLDEIKDPSGLFYILPFQKGYLVNWDVQRKVWDQLFGKEMFKVDFADTNIVITEPYFNFTSIQESMNEILFEEYQFQAALRINSGSLSAHRYFYEYSSELCCIVVDSGFSFTHIIPYCRGRKMKDGICRINVGGKLLTNHLKEIISYRQLHVMDETYVINQVKEDVCYVSQEFYKDMQIAQLKGEENLVMRDYVLPDFSSIKKGFCKPREEMNFTGKYKTGEQILRLTNERFAVPEMLFQPSDIGIQEMGIPEAIVNSINKMPEEMQPHFFRNIVLTGGNTLFPGFRDRVYKEVRALAPSEFDVSVIQPQNPICYPWEGGKLLAENPDFEEMVVTREDYEENGHIVCEEKFDI, from the exons ATGAGAACCCTGGTTCTAGACAATGGCGCTTACACGGCTAAGATTGGATACAGCCACGAGAAAGTCAG tgTTATTCCTAACTGCCAGTTCCGGTCCAAGTCTCTGAGGCTAAAAACCTTCACTGCAAATCAGCTGGATGAAATCAAAGACCCGTCTGGACTCTTTTATATCCTTCCGTTTCAAAAG ggTTATCTCGTGAACTGGGATGTGCAAAGGAAAGTGTGGGATCAGCtgtttggaaaagaaatgttcaAG GTGGACTTTGCTGATACCAACATAGTTATAACTGAGCCATACTTCAACTTCACCTCAATTCAAGAATCCATGAATGAAATTTTGTTTGAGGAGTACCAATTTCAAGCAGCTCTCCGAATCAACT CTGGATCTCTGAGTGCACACAGATACTTCTATGAGTACAGTTCGGAGTTGTGTTGCATCGTGGTGGATAGTGGCTTCTCCTTCACACACATCATCCCTTACTGTAGAGGAAGGAAGATGAAGGATGGCATTTGCAG AATAAATGTAGGTGGAAAACTTCTCACCAACCACTTAAAAGAGATCATTTCATACAG GCAGCTACATGTGATGGATGAGACTTATGTGATCAATCAAGTAAAGGAGGATGTGTGCTATGTCTCACAGGAGTTTTACAAAGACATGCAGATTGCTCA GTTGAAAGGAGAGGAAAATCTGGTAATGAGAGACTATGTACTACCTGACTTTAGTTCCATCAAAAAGGGCTTCTGTAAG CCTCGAGAGGAGATGAATTTCACAGGGAAGTATAAAACTGGAGAGCAGATACTGCGGCTCACAAATGAGAGATTTGCTGTTCCAGAGATGCTTTTCCAACCGTCAGATATCGGCATCCAGGAAATGGGCATACCAGAAGCAATAGTCAACTCTATTAACAAAATGCCAGAAG agATGCAGCCTCACTTCTTCAGGAACATCGTCTTGACAGGTGGCAACACCTTGTTTCCTGGCTTCAGGGATCGTGTGTATAAAGAAGTCCGTGCACTCGCCCCTAGTGAATTTGATGTTTCTGTAATACAGCCACAAAA TCCAATCTGCTATCCTTGGGAAGGAGGAAAGCTCTTAGCAGAAAACCCAGATTTTGAGGAGATGGTGGTAACACGAGAGGATTATGAAGAAAATGGACATATTGTGTGTGAGGAGAAGTTTGACATTTAA
- the gtse1 gene encoding G2 and S phase-expressed protein 1, whose amino-acid sequence MMASIAEDEFCSLAEEKFDFEVSLSPASSKGDDVEDEVFLGPVTRKERCISHGMETQTKESVSSGPSLGEEPSWSPLLEENFEEIRKEAHLLASHLEKTLTEPVANDLTADSSLPEEAEKFEVDSSAKLGMFKPADTLSPIKRETFCVQDSPMKQLPPAIQKRLQKSSNISGGKPRLSTSSPVRTTDTQPKMAPRGKSLLLSGRVLPNKPTAMGNSRLSSGTRSALPSKNRLPPPSQSCFGLKRSPGSRDTSRTGSAEDLLSDTASVSSDVSDSSFNTSLPVKRGLPAPSKTELRGGAPLRKVPTLPNRRVVDRSRNTSSSSSSVSSINSSLSVSPTGKCKLNSSLNTSVSSISGSRLPSSNRKSGIINKPLETSAGRTASFSTQGRKGSEPVPRLVKATPISRTETGPSVQHQTPAKRTMERTTSVPSISTLAAKTRSTVKVNSNLKAFVAPTPTNSLKGVRRSDVTSSPDVPRIMKPKRLMSACSVDSVPQKLNLPATHGLQTPSSATEKPLQSKLRRPSALPTPVNRRVSGIPMLTPKSVSRLNKVSHTAEPHSQSPTSSSKISHASPGQLKQSEQQQVVEQTVPKEDSSASAELQPRSLVFTLEDNLDRLTGCEPAAVKSSIQSPVDLEPHPPNPEGPSHSKPEEILHNHQLKQTGTQEVLLVDAPAPVLKPEEKVLIDLSNTPDLIKTFPSKAFGGQLIDLSSPLIKWSPEGKKENPVNEAPPLINLSF is encoded by the exons aTGATGGCTTCGATAGCCGAGGATG agTTTTGCTCATTGGCTGAAGAGAAGTTTGATTTTGAAGTTTCACTGTCACCAGCAAG ttctAAAGGAGATGATGTTGAAGATGAAGTCTTCCTGGGTCCGGTCACACGTAAGGAGAGATGTATTTCCCATGGAATGGAGACCCAAACAAAAGAGAGTGTGAGCAGCGGACCGTCTTTGGGTGAGGAACCCAGCTGGAGCCCACTGCTTGAGGAGAACTTTGAGGAAATTCGCAAAGAAGCTCATCTTTTAGCCAGCCACCTTGAGAAAACTCTTACTGAACCTGTTGCAAATGACCTTACAGCTGATTCCAGTTTGCCTGAAGAGGCAGAAAAGTTTGAGGTGGACTCCTCGGCCAAACTGGGCATGTTCAAGCCGGCTGATACACTTAGCCCCATTAAGAGAGAAACATTTTGTGTTCAGGACAGCCCCATGAAACAGCTTCCACCTGCCATCCAGAAGCGACTGCAGAAGTCTAGCAATATATCTGGAGGCAAACCACGTCTCAGCACCTCCAGCCCTGTGAGAACTACTGACACTCAACCTAAAATGGCCCCAAGAGGGAAAAGCCTCTTGCTCAGTGGCAGAGTACTACCTAACAAACCCACAGCCATGGGGAACTCTCGACTTTCCTCTGGCACTCGGTCAGCACTTCCTAGCAAAAATCGGCTTCCACCACCCAGCCAA AGTTGTTTTGGCCTGAAGCGGAGTCCTGGTAGTAGAGACACAAGCAGAACAGGCTCTGCTGAAGACTTGCTCTCTGATACAGCTAGTGTATCCTCTGATGTGAGTGATTCCTCCTTCAACACAAGCCTGCCTGTAAAGAGAGGACTTCCAGCCCCCAGCAAG ACTGAATTAAGAGGTGGTGCACCTCTTCGTAAAGTTCCTACACTACCTAACAGGAGAGTGGTGGACCGCAGCCGGAAtacttcttcctcctcctcttctgtgTCTAGTATCAACTCaagcctgtctgtctcaccaaCTGGTAAAT GCAAACTGAATTCCTCCCTGAACACCAGTGTGAGTAGCATCAGTGGCAGCAGGCTTCCCAGTTCCAACCGCAAGTCAGGAATCATCAACAAACCTCTAGAAACCTCTGCTGGAAGAACAGCATCCTTCTCCACACAAGGAAGGAAAGGATCTGAGCCTGTTCCTAGACTGGTCAAGGCCACCCCTATTAGTAGAACAGAGACTGGACCTTCTGTTCAGCACCAAACACCAGCTAAGAGGACTATGGAGAGGACCACCTCTGTGCCCAGCATATCTACACTTGCTGCTAAGACTAGAAGCACTGTTAAGGTGAATTCCAACTTGAAAGCTTTCGTGGCACCAACTCCAACAAACTCTCTGAAAGGAGTACGAAGATCTGATG ttacatcatcaccTGATGTTCCTCGAATTATGAAACCGAAAAGACTGATGTCAGCTTGCAGTGTGGACAG TGTTCCACAGAAACTCAATCTTCCTGCAACTCATGGCCTCCAGACACCTTCAAGTGCAACTGAGAAGCCATTGCAGTCTAAACTGCGGCGACCATCTGCTCTGCCTACACCTGTGAACCGCCGCGTGTCTGGCATCCCCATGCTGACACCCAAAAGTGTGTCTCGCCTCAACAAAGTGTCCCACACCGCTGAgccacactcacagtcaccaaCTTCCAGCTCAAAGATTAGTCATGCTAG CCCAGGTCAGCTGAAGCAGAGTGAGCAGCAGCAAGTAGTCGAGCAGACAGTGCCCAAGGAGGACTCCTCTGCTTCGGCTGAGCTTCAGCCCCGCTCCCTGGTCTTTACTCTGGAGGATAACTTGGATAGACTCACTGGTTGTGAGCCTGCAGCAGTGAAGTCTTCCATACAATCCCCAGTTGATCTGGAGCCTCATCCGCCTAACCCAGAAGGTCCATCACATTCAAAGCCTGAGGAAATTCTGCACAACCACCAGTTGAAGCAGACAGGAACACAGGAG GTGCTGCTGGTGGATGCACCTGCTCCTGTTTTGAAGCCTGAAGAGAAGGTACTCATTGACCTTTCCAACACTCCTGACCTGATCAAAACCTTTCCCAGTAAGGCTTTTGGTGGACAG CTGATTGATTTGAGCTCACCTCTTATAAAATGGAGTccagaaggaaagaaggaaaaccCTGTGAATGAGGCTCCTCCACTCATTAACTTGTCCTTCTGA